From Danio rerio strain Tuebingen ecotype United States chromosome 7, GRCz12tu, whole genome shotgun sequence, the proteins below share one genomic window:
- the rassf7b gene encoding ras association domain-containing protein 7b (The RefSeq protein has 4 substitutions compared to this genomic sequence) translates to MELKVWVDGIPRVVCGLSEDTSCQDVVIALAQAIGQTGRYVLIQKLRDKERQLMANECPLEALAKLGQLGNEVQFILRRTGPTTSEAPDQSRAPKIHKPTDPVPIKHKEPKKALTFNLGPSTSPRTRVKQVEKPPKDFQARGASPSPSSSLAQAAPSKDALYQQILRQQGQLQSLQAQLEGFERELGVWERSPPPALSPELLEEMDRLQQAFRRSEAELAHAKFWEDEFQSEVQKEKDILQQKNELKIALDKQNRRLHDTDSQSEQLQREIQVLIETKRNGMLLVKPSVEESVVKAKEQLVNHQRHGAELQTSFEEVDKALRLAEEELQAKSKELEDLNKELRQCNLQQFIQQTGVTPAQSSQQTEEMDFALLKPDGQSDEDSTSSILEFNPRTTAKQILGNPRSLQNPLVSSLHPEVLSSRETSWR, encoded by the exons ATGGAGCTGAAGGTGTGGGTGGATGGCATTCCCCGTGTCGTCTGTGGCCTCTCAGAAGACACATCTTGTCAGGATGTAGTCATCGCTCTTGCCCAGGCTATAG GGCAAACTGGTCGCTATGTTCTCATCCAGAAACTACGGGATAAGGAAAGGCAGCTTATGGCCAATGAATGTCCATTGGAGGCCCTTGCAAAACTTGGCCAGTTGGGCAATGAAGTGCAATTCATTCTACGTCGCACTGGCCCCACGACCAGTGAAGCACCAGACCAAAGTCGGGCCCCTAAAATACATAAACCTACAGATCCAGTTCCCATCAAACACAAAGAGCCCAAAAAAGCTCTTACGTTCAACTTGGGCCCCTCCACGTCTCCCCGAACTCGTGTGAAGCAGGTTGAAAAGCCACCTAAAGACTTCCAAGCACGAGGTGCATCTCCATCGCCCTCTTTGTCACTTGCCCAAGCAGCTCCATCCAAAGACGCTCTCTATCAGCAGATTCTTCGACAACAAGGGCAGCTGCAGTCTTTGCAGGCGCAGCTGGAGGGATTCGAGAGGGAGCTGGGCGTTTGGGAGCGCTCTCCTCCTCCAGCACTTTCTCCTGAACTCCTTGAAGAAATGGACCGCTTACAGCAGGCTTTTAGACGGAGCGAGGCAGAGCTGGCCCATGCTAAGTTTTGGGAAGATGAGTTTCAGTCCGAGGTACAAAAAGAAAAGGACATCCTTCGGCAAAAAAATGAACTCAAAATTGCCCTAGATAAACAAAACCGAAGACTGCATGATAcagacagccaatcagagcagctACAGCGAGAGATTCAGGTGCTCATTGAAACCAAGAGAAATGGTATGCTTCAGGTCAAGCCCAGTGTTGAAGAATCTGTGGTTAAAGCCAAAGAGCAACTGGTCAACCATCAGCGCCACGGGGCTGAGCTGCTGACATCGTTTGAAGAGGTGGATAAGGCACTAAGGCTGGCGGAAGAAGAACTGCAG GCTAAAAGTAAAGAACTGGAGGATCTGAATAAGGAGCTGCGTCAGTGTAACCTGCAGCAATTCATCCAGCAAACAGGAGTCACTCCAGCACAATCCAGTCAGCAAACCGAGGAGATGGACTTTGCTCTCCTCAAGCCTGACGGACAGAGTGATGAAG ATTCAACTTCCTCCATCTTGGAGTTTAACCCTCGCACTACTGCCAAGCAAATCCTAGGAAACCCGCGCAGCCTCCAGAACCCGCTGGTGTCCAGTCTTCATCCagagg TCCTGTCATCAAGAGAGACATCATGGCGATAA
- the rassf7b gene encoding ras association domain-containing protein 7b isoform X1 — MELKVWVDGIPRVVCGLSEDTSCQDVVIALAQAIGQTGRYVLIQKLRDKERQLMANECPLEALAKLGQLGNEVQFILRRTGPTTSEAPDQSRAPKIHKPTDPVPIKHKEPKKALTFNLGPSTSPRTRVKQVEKPPKDFQARGASPSPSLSLAQAAPSKDALYQQILRQQGQLQSLQAQLEGFERELGVWERSPPPALSPELLEEMDRLQQAFRRSEAELAHAKFWEDEFQSEVQKEKDILRQKNELKIALDKQNRRLHDTDSQSEQLQREIQVLIETKRNGMLQVKPSVEESVVKAKEQLVNHQRHGAELLTSFEEVDKALRLAEEELQAKSKELEDLNKELRQCNLQQFIQQTGVTPAQSSQQTEEMDFALLKPDGQSDEDSTSSILEFNPRTTAKQILGNPRSLQNPLVSSLHPEVLSSRETSWR; from the exons ATGGAGCTGAAGGTGTGGGTGGATGGCATTCCCCGTGTCGTCTGTGGCCTCTCAGAAGACACATCTTGTCAGGATGTAGTCATCGCTCTTGCCCAGGCTATAG GGCAAACTGGTCGCTATGTTCTCATCCAGAAACTACGGGATAAGGAAAGGCAGCTTATGGCCAATGAATGTCCATTGGAGGCCCTTGCAAAACTTGGCCAGTTGGGCAATGAAGTGCAATTCATTCTACGTCGCACTGGCCCCACGACCAGTGAAGCACCAGACCAAAGTCGGGCCCCTAAAATACATAAACCTACAGATCCAGTTCCCATCAAACACAAAGAGCCCAAAAAAGCTCTTACGTTCAACTTGGGCCCCTCCACGTCTCCCCGAACTCGTGTGAAGCAGGTTGAAAAGCCACCTAAAGACTTCCAAGCACGAGGTGCATCTCCATCGCCCTCTTTGTCACTTGCCCAAGCAGCTCCATCCAAAGACGCTCTCTATCAGCAGATTCTTCGACAACAAGGGCAGCTGCAGTCTTTGCAGGCGCAGCTGGAGGGATTCGAGAGGGAGCTGGGCGTTTGGGAGCGCTCTCCTCCTCCAGCACTTTCTCCTGAACTCCTTGAAGAAATGGACCGCTTACAGCAGGCTTTTAGACGGAGCGAGGCAGAGCTGGCCCATGCTAAGTTTTGGGAAGATGAGTTTCAGTCCGAGGTACAAAAAGAAAAGGACATCCTTCGGCAAAAAAATGAACTCAAAATTGCCCTAGATAAACAAAACCGAAGACTGCATGATAcagacagccaatcagagcagctACAGCGAGAGATTCAGGTGCTCATTGAAACCAAGAGAAATGGTATGCTTCAGGTCAAGCCCAGTGTTGAAGAATCTGTGGTTAAAGCCAAAGAGCAACTGGTCAACCATCAGCGCCACGGGGCTGAGCTGCTGACATCGTTTGAAGAGGTGGATAAGGCACTAAGGCTGGCGGAAGAAGAACTGCAG GCTAAAAGTAAAGAACTGGAGGATCTGAATAAGGAGCTGCGTCAGTGTAACCTGCAGCAATTCATCCAGCAAACAGGAGTCACTCCAGCACAATCCAGTCAGCAAACCGAGGAGATGGACTTTGCTCTCCTCAAGCCTGACGGACAGAGTGATGAAG ATTCAACTTCCTCCATCTTGGAGTTTAACCCTCGCACTACTGCCAAGCAAATCCTAGGAAACCCGCGCAGCCTCCAGAACCCGCTGGTGTCCAGTCTTCATCCagagg TCCTGTCATCAAGAGAGACATCATGGCGATAA